In the Myxocyprinus asiaticus isolate MX2 ecotype Aquarium Trade chromosome 31, UBuf_Myxa_2, whole genome shotgun sequence genome, CACAGGAAAATGGGCTTGTTTGGTTGTAGGCAGCGGCCAGGAAGTACGGAaaatagcttaaagggatagttcaccaaaaaaatttcaATTTTCATATCatacactcaccctcatgccatcccagatgtgtatgactttctttcttatgcagaacagaaacgaagatttttagaagaatatctcagctctgtaggtccatacaatgcaagtgaatggtggtgaccagacatttcaagctccaaaaagcacacaagtaatccatacgactccagtggttaaatccatgtcttcagaagtgatatgataggtgtgggtgagaaacagatcaacatttaagtcctttttcactataattctccacgtttacattctgaagtgaaatattgatttgtttctcacccaaagtaattgcatcacttcagaaaacatattaaaccactagagttgtatggattacttttatgatgcctttttatgatttttggagctttaaggcGGTCACACACCGGACAAGAAGCGCCACACCGCATCGCGGCTAGGActtggcacaggtatcaaacacagggcacatcGATGCGGTTCatgtggcagacagtacacacaaaagttaccaaggtttttcccttcttaaaggatgaacaaggctagagtaaataatatatgtccattgataatgatttgggtcgaatttaatggaaaatattcgagttgcgctccgtggcgtggcagaaatttgagcagcctccggagttgtAGATGGGCACTGCTGACAGACGCCGAATGTgcatacattcatagaaaacaattgtttcgaattttagaatgcgccatgtcgtccgccaCACGCATCCTGTGTGCGACCCCTTTTAAAGTTCTGGccgacattcacttgcattgtatggacctacagagcagaaatattcttctaaaaatctttgtttgtgttcagcagaagaaagaaagtcatacacatctaggatggcatgtaagagagtaaattatgaatttccatttttgggtgaactatcactttaaattagCTTTGGTGGACCTTCGCAATTAATAGAATTCATATTGAGTAAGCCACTTGCTGCAAGGTTATATGTATTAGTGTATTTTACCTCTCATTGTCGATCCACAATGAACTACTTCAATTATAAACTGCTGTAAAATGTCAGACCCATACATCATTAACTGTTTCACATCAGAGTTTTATCAAATGTTAGCAACGTtgatatgataaaagacaccaacatTCTATAGTTGGTTGTTTCTCCAACTTTGAGTTATTTCTTGTCCCAGGTGTTGatctatactgtatgtatataaaattgaCCTGGAAACTTTTCACCAagtcttcatttatttattggtactttcaaatgtacagattttactgtttaacTTGCACtataaaattatgaaaacaaTTGTGGCATAATTTCTACCATGCCAaacaattttaaaggaatatttcgggttcaatacaagttaagctcaatcgacagcatttgtggcataatactgatacaataatttttacatgtccctccatttcttaaaaaaaaaaaaaaaaaggcacttacaatggaagtgaaaggggccaatccataaatgttaaaatactcaatgttttaaaagtataaccacaagacataaacaatatgcgagttaacatgattttagtgtgataaaatcgtttactaaccttttctgtgtaaagttacaacaattttacaacatcgttacacgagttttaacagaagaattaatgtaagtgcttttataaaaatataagcttcacatttatttctttaaaccctccaaaaattggccccatttacttccattgtaagtgcctcactgcaaactcagtttttgcttttaatgaaaaggagtcaaaatgattttaggtggtaattaacattatgacacaaatgctgtttcttgagcttaacttgtattgaacctacaATGTTCCATTAGGCAGAATAATTTCCaaccaagctgtaattttgccaaaatatgcaaaaagtgtgaaaatattaaattgtatttaggatacataaaatgctaaCTATGACATCAGCCATAGCAAAATAAGGTGccagacattttattttaaaaatgttaaaaatgtcatttccatcatagAATTTCCatcaaaaaaatacattaatctcctgtgatgcatgtacaaacACTGGCTATTTTTAGaggacaaataaaaacaaatgtgtgtaataaaaaaaaaaaaaaaaaaaaaaaaaaaaacatttttgttagacttcaagtccacagtgctaaatgtgcccaaagttgaagaaacaccaagTTACATTtagcagggtgcattatcctgtaGTCGTTTACAGTTGCTACACAACATGACTTTGAGTGACTTATCCAATCAGATTTCAAACGGttttaaagttgaagtcagaagtttacatataccttaaccaaatacatttcacaattcctgacaattaatcatagaaaacattccctgtcttaggtcagttaggatcactacttattttaagaaagtgaaatgtcacaataatagtagagagaatgatttatttcagcttttatttctttcatcacattcccagtgggtcagaagtttatatacactttgttagtatttggtagcattgcctttaaattgtttaacttgggtcaaactttttgggtagccttccacaagcttctcacaataagttgctggaattttggcccattcctccagacagaactggtgtaactcaatcaggtttgtaggcctccttgctcgcacatgctttttcagttctgcccacaaattttctgtcggattgaggtcaaggctttgtgatggccactccagtatctTGACTTTGACAAATGTatgcatatatgtatgtgtgtgtatgtatgtatatacattatatacatatatatatatatatatatatatatatatatatatatatatatatatatatatatttgtctttttgtgtattctatatatactttattttctattcaattcaaatcttatattttttttttattcaattttttaattactttttattatcATCTGTCGTTGTgctctggaagctcctgtcaccaagacaaattccttgtatgtgtaagcatacttggcaataaagccaagattctgattctgactttgttgtccttaagccattttgccacaactttggaggtattcttggggtcattgtccatttggaagacccatttgtgaccgagctttaacttcctgtctgatgtcttgagatgttgtttcaatatatccacataattgtccttcctcatgatgccatctattttgtgaagtgcaccagtccctcctgcagcaaagcacccccacaacatgctgCTGCCACCCccttgcttcacggttgggacggtgttctttggcttgcaaacataacaatggtcataatGGCCatgttgtttcatcagaccagaggacatttctccagcaagtaagatctttgtccccatgtgcacttgcaaaatgtagtctggcttttttaatggcggttttggagcagtggcttcttacttgcggagcagcctttcaggttgtcgatataggacttgttgtactgtagatatagatacttgtctacctgtttccttcaacatcttcacaagatcctttgctgttgttctgggattgaattgcaccaaactacgttcatctctagaagaatgtgtctccttcctgagcgatattatggctgcgtggtcccatggtgtttatacttgcgtactattgtttgtacagatgaacgtggtactttcaggcgcttgtaaattgctcccaatgatgaaccagacttgtggagatccataattttttttccctgacgccttggcttatttcttttgattttcccatgatgtcaagcagaggaactgagtttgaaagtaggccttaaaataaatccacaggaacacctccatttcagtacacctatcagaaactaattggctaattgttttAAGGCTTGACATCGTTTTGTGGAATTTTcaaagttgcttaaaggcacagttcacttagtgtatgtaaacttctgagtcactagaactgtgatatagtcaattaaaagtgaaaatctgcctgtaaacaattgttggaaaaataacttgtcatgtacaaagtagatgtcctgaacgacttgccaaaactatagtttgctaatatgaaatctgtggagtggttaaaaatgtatGTAGTGTATGTACactactgacttcaactgtataatacTCATTTAGTATTACTGAAAAAGGCAAAAGAATACACCAAACACTGATTTATGTACCAATGAAACCTTTATTGAGGCAAAAagaaaaacgaaacaaaaaaaaaacaccttcacTGAAATTAAACAAACACTACTGATTTTAAAGCATCTACTATCCATAACTGGACAGCGTATATCTAAAAATGCCCGAGTATACCCCCATCCCAAATGTACTTCCCTCAGTTTACCATACTGTTCCTGTCGAATCCATCCCAATAGACTGCTCCAGCATCTGCTCCtccaatgtgttaaaaaaaaaaaattgtgaagggccgaaatgtttacattttccaaatgGTAAGAGAAAATAAAGGAGACAGGGAGGGGAACTTTTGAACTGGTTTTAATCCTATGATCCTGGGGCAATTGATCTTGTTCCATGTATCCAGCATTCCCTATCCTATCTTCATTATGTACTGATCCCAGTGATCCGGCATCCACTGAGCCTCTCCTCCAATCCAAACCTTAAATACCAGCAAAATCAAAACAAAGGAGGTAAAGAGTTAGAACCAAATCTACTCAAACCTGCCTTCTTTGATGCATGCATACAGCACTAAGGCCAAGACAGAGACTAACAAATAACCCTACCAAACCTAACACTATGACTGAAAGTTAATTCTGATAGTTGTAATCTAACAAGAATGTTTGACCAGTACAACTTCACTATGCACCACATAGATGCTCTGACATTACAATAAATTCTAAACCAATTGATGAGATACCCAAATTGTACCCAGAGGGCTGAGGTGGTTTCAATTTCCTAGTAAAGCATTTAGGATTTTGATATATTGTTTAAACTCAGCCTTTTACAGAAAGTATGGATTTAGTAATCCTTTATTACAAACCAGTTTTGTCAGATCTAGAGGAAGACGGCATAAAACATAGTTATTGTGGAACCAATTATCATATGAAACTTTCATACATGACATTTACAAAAATATCGGGAGCTATTACATATCCCTTCGTTCAGTCTATGAAAAAGACTTCCACTtactattaaaaaaatcaaataaaatcatggGGGGGAAACAAAAGTAAAATGCAgttagttttaaatgtttataaaaaaaaaaaaaaaaaaaaagacaaaaagaaaaatatggtGGTGACCAGAGAAGAGAACAGGAAGACAACATTCATAAGACCACATTTGTCTCACGAAACAAAGGGAAAAATTAAAACATGGGGTTGATGTGTAAAGACTGTAAAATCAAAACAGGTCAACAGCTCCACCCATGAGTTACACCAGAAAGGTGAGGAGTGGAGTGTTTTAGGATCGAGAGCGACTGCGGCTATGGCGAGGAGAGTATTGTGGGGATCCTCGGCTGCGCCGTGGGGAGTAGCTTCGGCTGCGGTTGTTGCTGCGACTACGACTCCTGCTGCGACTGCGGCTCCTTGACCTTGATCTTCCATAACTTGGACTGCGGGGACCGTCCACCTTCACACGGATGTATGCAGTTTCTCCCTGGCAGAGAGATAACTTTTTACTGAGCAAGTAGATCATACAAGCAGGCTAACATTGTCATTATACTTACCAGATTTCCTCAGTGCAAACTTTGCTCTTTGGTTGCCCTCAAAAAACAACTCTTGCCTGTCTTCTCCAGGCTTTATGCTTAATATGTGGTCAGACTCATATTGTCCAAAACTAGGCTTAAAGTGAATAGGCAAGGCCAGTACTTGGCATTTCTAGCACTATGTATCTCCACAAAGAATGTGCATCCATGTCCTAGCACATCAGAGATTTGCTTACCTTAATGAATATTCCAATGCTAAGCATATCCAAAAGTTCCGCTTAAAATCTCAAACCTACCTCATGTGACCGGAATTTTGTGTTATCCAGTTTTCGAACGGCGTAGGTCATGTCTTCTTTGCGGACAAACTCCACCACACCAGTTCCATCTCGGAAAGCGTCAGCATAACATACATCACCTGCTTCACGCATGTGATCCTTCAAATCCTGCCAGCTACCGCTTGGTGGAAGCCCTAGAACAAAAAGTTTACAATGCTAAATGGGTTTTGAATGCATCTAAATGGTAACACTGCAGTATCAAAGAACACCATTTACCTGAAACAATTACTCTGTACTCAGAACGCCTGGATGGGGGTCCGTATCTACCCCTGGGagccccaccaccaccaccgccgccgccaccaccaccaccacctcctcctcctcctccaaaaCCTCCTCTCCCCATACCCCGTCCACTCCTTGGAAACTCCACTCGAAGGCGATAGCCATCATAGTCATAGCCATCCCGGGCATATACAGCATCTTCGGCATCCCTGAAGGAACGGAGCAGAAAATCATGTAAATGTTAATCACATAAAAGAACAGGGAAATAATCGTTGTGGCTAGGgttcacattaaagggatagttcacccaaaaatgttaattctcatttactcacccttatgccatcccagatgtgtatgactttcttctgctaaacacaaagatatttagaagaatatttcagctctgtaggtccatacaatataagtgaatggtggccagaactttgaagctccaaaaagcacatgaaggcagaataaagtccatacaactccagtggtttaatccatgtcttcagaagtaacatgatgggtgtggatgagaaacaacatttaattaattgtttactataacaattctcctccctgcccagtaggtgttgatatgcgcaaagaatgtgaatagtcacaaacaaaagaatgtgaaagcagagatttatagtaaaaaaggattgaaatatttatctgtttctcacatacagctatcatatcacttctgaagacatggattaaaccactgagttGTGGatcatttttatgctgcctttgtgtgctttttggagcttcaaagttctggccacccttcacttttattgtatggacctacagagctgaaatattcttctgaaaatgttgcattctgcagaagaaagaaaagtcatacacatctggaatgtcatgagggcaagtaaatttaaatgtttgggtgaactatccctttaagtcactaTACAAGATCCTAATCCACAACCACTAATCTGACCAACTAACTGTGTGGCCAAATGTTTTATTAGCTGAAATAATACCAAATTCACTCAGAATACAATGCACCTACAGAACAAACTATGCTAAATGTCTAAATCCagtagctcatttaaataaaACTCAAGAGTCATTGGTCTTCTTACAAAAGCTAATTTCCATATCCAAACTTCAGAAAGGCTAACAaaagaccaaataaaaaaaataaaacaaaaatagctcAAAACGTAAAATTAAAGTTAGAAAGTCTACAAAATATCACTGACTCCTTTAACCAAGAATTAACTCTtaagacaatttaaacaaattgagCCTGCTGAAAACATGGAGAGCACGGCTAAGCTAATTTGCATGCTAGATAGCAAAAGCACGTAAAATAATTAGCTAAGTTAGTTGCAAGCACTTATATGTTTGTAATCCTGAATACACATACATGCAAACACGCTTACAAAAAGAACCGTTTATTTGCATTTGGATCGTTTGACAAGTGAAACCAATCACGTTGACAAACTAGCTAGCCTATCTTGGCTAAAGGCTCAAGGTTCAGTTTACACACCTGGGGTCTTCAAACTCAACAAAGGCGAATGGAGGCCCGCCTCGCCGGTTTTTCAGATCGATGTCTCGAATGGCTCCGTACTTGTAAAACACATCTTCGACATCTTTAGTGCGGATATCGGGAGGCAGATTACCAACATAGATGCGGCAGTCATTGCTTCCAGCAGGGCCGCGAATCACACTGGCGCCAGACATCTCTGCACAGATATCTCTTAATCTTCCTGCTGATCAGAGAAATAAATGACCCTTTTCAGTAACTGTAATCAACGGTTATTTGTTAAATATTCGAAATACGTTCGATCGAACGCATCAACACACAAATCCAAACACAAAGAGACTTACTATTATTCGAATCGTTGCACGCGCACACCGAAAGCGTGTTTCTTCTAGAGTCGCGCGGGCCTCTTCAGCAGGCGCGCTTTACCCACCGCGGATTAATCCGGGGAAATTGACTGACCGGCGGGTTAAAAAAAGTAGCTACATCCGCGACGCGAAATAGGTCGTATAGTGACGTCCAAAACAATAAAGATGTTTTATGTGGGTGGAAAAGTAGTGTATGGAGAGGTAATACAAGGAACGAATTCGTTATGTcgagcttttttttatttttttattattaacactgGCGTTGTTTCAGTCTGGCCCTCGTGTGGTGTCAATTTCACCTGCTGCTGTAGTGAGAGCTCACATAGATTACAGTAAATCTGGGATTACCGAACTAAATTACACAGGGACAgtttaaaataattagtttttataaaattttgGGGATCTTCGAGCATTTACAAACAATTcacttttataaaactattttttttaataataataataataaaaattataatagtaatatttgATAAAACTGAAATGACTTTATGCAACCTTCagaatctaaaataataataa is a window encoding:
- the srsf1a gene encoding serine/arginine-rich splicing factor 1A, which produces MSGASVIRGPAGSNDCRIYVGNLPPDIRTKDVEDVFYKYGAIRDIDLKNRRGGPPFAFVEFEDPRDAEDAVYARDGYDYDGYRLRVEFPRSGRGMGRGGFGGGGGGGGGGGGGGGGGGAPRGRYGPPSRRSEYRVIVSGLPPSGSWQDLKDHMREAGDVCYADAFRDGTGVVEFVRKEDMTYAVRKLDNTKFRSHEGETAYIRVKVDGPRSPSYGRSRSRSRSRSRSRSRSNNRSRSYSPRRSRGSPQYSPRHSRSRSRS